From one Pseudomonas fluorescens genomic stretch:
- a CDS encoding methyl-accepting chemotaxis protein: MSQPRARIASQLGIALAIVLAVVITGSTLFALRSLDNANLITRQEHLASEARLLADQLDTFHSTLRESTQRLSGLFEKRFAAGLQLYPGESVTVAGVSTPALYLGDQLLNNDFRQVDDFRQMTAGVATLFVRRGDDFIRISTSLTKQDGSRAIGTLLDRQHPAYARLLAGQAYVGRANLFERDYMTQYTPVRDGSGRVIAVLFVGFDYTDAQKAQFANLGRFRIGQTGSLAVLDDKQRWLVPPAGVRADSQAAQALAGFTAGEGRFWNDGVEELFSVSVPFAGGPWTVVASMPKAEIRAVTWSVGTRLAIGSLLAMLLAVAATLWLLRRRLRPLGDLLQQAQALGAGDLQARLRVSSDDEIGQLAHSFNQMGEALASMVEHIRAAAEQVSSRAQALSGMSSGACEGMQQQSGEITSMAGAVEQFSATSMNIADNMGSTERMAQDNVQQTRIGRDAMDQASSSLEQIASALAGTAEVIDTLGLRSQEIGGIVGVITSIAEQTNLLALNAAIEAARAGEQGRGFAVVADEVRNLASRTRQATDEISTMIGSIQQEAGNAISTMEQGNRLMQEGLERNAKVAAALAQIDERSRSAGEQFAAITTATQEQSSTANVLSRNLQSIALANSEQHEVATNLAATARELEGLAGQLRQEVDRFRVGR; this comes from the coding sequence ATGTCTCAACCCCGTGCCCGGATTGCCTCGCAACTCGGTATCGCCCTCGCCATCGTGCTGGCTGTGGTGATTACCGGTAGCACCCTGTTTGCCCTGCGCTCGCTGGACAACGCCAACCTGATTACCCGCCAGGAACACCTGGCCAGCGAAGCGCGACTGCTCGCCGATCAGCTCGACACCTTTCACAGCACCTTGCGCGAAAGCACTCAGCGCCTGAGTGGCCTGTTCGAGAAGCGCTTCGCCGCCGGATTGCAGCTGTATCCAGGCGAGTCGGTGACGGTTGCCGGGGTTTCCACACCCGCGTTGTATCTGGGCGATCAGTTGCTCAACAACGACTTTCGCCAGGTGGATGATTTCCGCCAGATGACCGCGGGCGTCGCCACCTTGTTCGTACGCCGCGGCGACGATTTCATCCGTATCAGCACCTCGCTGACCAAACAGGACGGTAGCCGCGCCATCGGCACGCTGCTCGACCGCCAGCACCCGGCCTACGCCCGCTTGCTCGCCGGTCAAGCCTATGTCGGCCGGGCCAACCTGTTCGAACGCGACTACATGACCCAGTACACCCCGGTGCGTGACGGCAGCGGACGGGTGATTGCAGTGCTGTTCGTCGGCTTCGACTACACCGATGCGCAAAAGGCCCAGTTCGCCAACCTCGGGCGCTTTCGCATCGGCCAGACTGGCTCACTGGCCGTGCTCGACGACAAGCAGCGCTGGCTGGTGCCACCGGCAGGTGTGCGCGCGGACAGCCAGGCAGCGCAGGCGCTTGCCGGGTTTACCGCGGGCGAAGGGCGCTTCTGGAATGACGGCGTCGAAGAGCTGTTCAGCGTCAGCGTGCCGTTTGCCGGCGGGCCCTGGACAGTAGTGGCGAGCATGCCGAAGGCGGAAATCCGCGCGGTGACCTGGAGCGTCGGCACCCGTTTGGCCATCGGCAGCTTGCTGGCGATGTTGCTGGCGGTCGCCGCCACCCTGTGGCTGTTGCGCCGCCGTCTGCGTCCCTTGGGCGATCTCTTGCAGCAGGCGCAGGCCCTTGGCGCCGGTGACCTGCAGGCACGCTTGCGGGTATCGAGCGATGACGAGATCGGCCAGCTGGCGCACAGCTTCAACCAGATGGGCGAAGCCCTGGCGAGCATGGTCGAGCACATTCGCGCAGCGGCAGAGCAGGTCAGCAGCCGCGCTCAGGCATTGTCAGGGATGTCCTCCGGGGCCTGTGAGGGGATGCAGCAGCAGTCAGGCGAAATCACCAGCATGGCCGGTGCCGTCGAGCAGTTCAGCGCCACCTCGATGAACATCGCCGACAACATGGGCAGCACCGAGCGCATGGCTCAGGACAACGTCCAGCAAACCCGCATTGGCCGCGACGCGATGGACCAGGCGTCGTCGTCCCTGGAGCAGATTGCCAGTGCCCTGGCCGGCACCGCTGAAGTGATCGACACCCTCGGTCTGCGCTCCCAGGAAATTGGCGGTATCGTCGGCGTGATCACCTCGATTGCCGAGCAGACCAACCTGCTGGCCTTGAACGCTGCCATTGAAGCGGCGCGAGCCGGGGAACAGGGGCGGGGCTTTGCCGTGGTTGCCGATGAGGTGCGTAACCTGGCCTCGCGTACCCGTCAGGCTACCGATGAAATCTCGACCATGATTGGCAGCATCCAGCAGGAAGCCGGCAACGCCATCAGCACCATGGAGCAGGGCAATCGCCTGATGCAGGAAGGCCTGGAGCGCAATGCCAAGGTTGCTGCGGCGCTGGCGCAGATTGATGAGCGCAGCCGCTCGGCGGGGGAACAGTTTGCCGCCATTACCACGGCAACCCAGGAGCAGAGCAGCACGGCGAATGTGCTTAGCCGCAACCTGCAAAGCATTGCCCTGGCCAACAGCGAGCAGCATGAGGTGGCGACTAACCTGGCGGCTACTGCGCGTGAGCTTGAGGGGTTGGCGGGGCAGTTGCGGCAGGAAGTGGATCGATTTCGGGTTGGGCGGTGA
- the hglS gene encoding 2-oxoadipate dioxygenase/decarboxylase HglS, giving the protein MPAQDFVSPDSIRAQFSAAMSLMYKQEVPLYGTLLSLVSEINQQVMVEQPEVAQALRWTGEIERLDQERHGAIRVGTAEELATIGRLFAVMGMQPVGYYDLSSAGVPVHSTAFRAVHEQSLHISPFRVFTSLLRLELIDNPALRELSREILARRQIFTPRALQLIEQFERDGGLNADDAQAFVDEALHTFRWHRDATVTAEQYQQLHDQHRLIADVVAFKGPHINHLTPRTLDIDAIQLGMPAKGIPPKAVIEGPPPRRCPILLRQTSFKALQEKVAFTDQLGEGSGSHTARFGEIEQRGAALTPKGRELYDRLLDGARAALGGVPAEANAERYMSLLSDSFKAFPDDLAQMREQALAYFRYFATERGLAARGDAQQPTTLQALIDAGHIHFEALVYEDFLPVSAAGIFQSNLGDDAQSEYGSNANRDAFEQALGKPVQDELALYAESERRSLMACAQALDMPGL; this is encoded by the coding sequence ATGCCCGCTCAAGATTTCGTCAGCCCGGACAGCATTCGCGCGCAGTTCTCGGCCGCCATGTCGCTCATGTACAAGCAAGAAGTGCCGCTGTACGGCACGCTGCTGTCGCTGGTGAGCGAAATCAATCAGCAAGTGATGGTCGAGCAACCCGAAGTTGCCCAGGCCTTGCGCTGGACCGGCGAGATCGAGCGCCTCGACCAGGAACGCCACGGCGCCATTCGTGTCGGCACTGCCGAAGAGCTGGCGACCATCGGCCGCCTGTTCGCGGTAATGGGCATGCAGCCGGTGGGCTATTACGACTTGAGCTCAGCCGGCGTGCCGGTGCATTCCACCGCCTTTCGCGCCGTTCACGAGCAATCGCTGCACATCAGCCCGTTCCGGGTCTTCACCTCCTTGCTGCGCCTGGAACTGATCGACAACCCGGCGCTGCGTGAACTGTCGCGCGAGATTCTTGCCCGGCGGCAGATTTTCACCCCGCGCGCCCTGCAGTTGATCGAGCAATTTGAGCGTGATGGCGGCCTGAATGCCGACGATGCCCAAGCGTTCGTCGACGAAGCCCTGCATACCTTCCGTTGGCACCGAGATGCCACGGTGACCGCCGAGCAGTACCAGCAATTGCACGACCAGCACCGCCTGATTGCCGATGTGGTGGCCTTCAAAGGCCCGCACATCAATCACCTGACCCCACGCACTCTGGACATCGATGCCATCCAGCTGGGCATGCCGGCCAAAGGCATTCCGCCCAAAGCCGTTATCGAAGGGCCGCCACCGCGCCGCTGCCCGATACTGCTGCGTCAGACCAGCTTCAAGGCGCTGCAGGAAAAGGTCGCGTTCACTGATCAGCTCGGGGAAGGCAGCGGCAGCCATACCGCGCGCTTTGGCGAGATCGAACAACGGGGTGCGGCGCTGACGCCGAAGGGCCGCGAGCTTTACGACCGACTGCTCGATGGCGCCCGCGCGGCGCTAGGTGGTGTGCCGGCCGAGGCCAATGCCGAGCGCTACATGAGCCTGCTCAGCGACAGCTTCAAGGCCTTCCCCGATGACCTGGCGCAGATGCGCGAGCAGGCGCTGGCGTACTTCCGCTACTTTGCCACCGAGCGTGGCCTGGCAGCCCGCGGCGATGCTCAGCAGCCGACTACACTGCAGGCTTTGATCGACGCCGGGCATATCCACTTTGAGGCCCTGGTGTACGAGGACTTTCTGCCGGTAAGTGCGGCGGGAATCTTCCAGTCGAACCTGGGTGATGATGCGCAGAGCGAGTACGGCAGCAACGCCAACCGCGACGCCTTCGAACAGGCGCTGGGCAAGCCGGTGCAGGATGAGTTGGCGTTGTATGCCGAGAGTGAGCGGCGGTCGCTGATGGCCTGTGCGCAGGCGCTGGATATGCCTGGGCTTTGA
- a CDS encoding LysR family transcriptional regulator: MSKRLVPSMAALQCFEAAARHLSFTRAAEELHLTQSAVSKQVAQLEEMLRHHLFLRIRRRLQLTPAGALYLAEVNKILTQVDMSSRYIMSYGEQTEVLKVATQPSFGVRWLIPHLKGFGKQHPNIHLDIRNEMEPFALLQATADVVFFFGQGTWPGATCIELFGEEVLPVCAPELLQGRTLKDASELAELVLLQSTSRPEAWHEWFLEQGLHSAHSYHGPRFDTFYMSLSAAQSGCGVALVPRYLVAQELAEGKLVVPWQHSMRSNGAHFLAFSEHAAEVPKVRALVDWIRAELAGQD; the protein is encoded by the coding sequence ATGTCCAAACGTCTGGTGCCATCGATGGCCGCCCTGCAGTGTTTCGAAGCTGCCGCCCGGCACCTGAGCTTCACCCGCGCCGCCGAAGAGCTGCACCTGACCCAGAGCGCAGTCAGCAAGCAGGTGGCCCAGCTTGAAGAGATGCTGCGCCATCACCTGTTCCTGCGCATCCGTCGACGCCTGCAGCTGACCCCAGCTGGCGCGCTGTACCTGGCCGAGGTCAACAAGATTCTCACCCAGGTCGATATGTCCAGCCGCTACATCATGTCCTACGGCGAACAGACCGAAGTACTCAAGGTAGCCACTCAGCCGAGCTTTGGCGTGCGCTGGCTGATTCCGCACCTCAAGGGCTTCGGCAAGCAGCACCCGAACATCCACCTGGACATCCGCAACGAAATGGAACCCTTCGCCCTGTTGCAGGCGACCGCCGACGTGGTGTTCTTCTTTGGCCAGGGCACCTGGCCAGGCGCGACCTGCATCGAGCTGTTTGGTGAGGAAGTGCTGCCGGTGTGCGCGCCAGAGCTGTTGCAAGGGCGCACCCTCAAGGACGCCAGTGAACTCGCCGAGTTGGTGCTGCTGCAAAGCACCTCGCGCCCGGAGGCCTGGCATGAGTGGTTCCTGGAGCAAGGCCTGCACTCGGCCCATAGCTATCACGGGCCACGCTTCGACACCTTCTATATGAGCCTCAGTGCTGCCCAGTCCGGCTGCGGCGTGGCCCTGGTACCGCGTTACCTGGTGGCCCAGGAACTGGCCGAAGGCAAACTGGTCGTGCCCTGGCAGCACAGCATGCGCAGCAATGGTGCGCATTTTCTGGCGTTTTCCGAGCATGCCGCCGAGGTGCCGAAGGTGCGTGCGCTGGTCGACTGGATTCGTGCCGAGCTGGCCGGGCAAGATTGA
- a CDS encoding L-piperidine-6-carboxylate dehydrogenase, producing the protein MVDGLLDRLGVPATAYTHGNHPVHTPIDGSAIASVHLESKAQVTAKIDQAEKAFQAWRNVPAPRRGELIRLFGEVLRKYKAELGELVSIEAGKITQEGQGEVQEMIDICDFAVGLSRQLYGLTIASERPGHHMRETWHPLGVVGVISAFNFPVAVWAWNTTLALVCGNAVVWKPSEKTPLTALACQALFEKALKAFGDAPEGLSQLIIGDRDAGQALVDDPRVPLVSATGSTRMGREVGPRVAARFGRSILELGGNNAMILAPSADLDLAVRGILFSAVGTAGQRCTTLRRLIVHRSIKDEVVARVKAAYAKVRIGDPRKDNLVGPLIDKASFEGMQDALARARDEGGQVFGGERQIQDQYPNAYYVAPAIVEMPGQSAVVRHETFAPILYVLAYDEFEEALRLNNEVPQGLSSCIFTTDLREAERFQSAAGSDCGIANVNIGTSGAEIGGAFGGEKETGGGRESGSDSWKAYMRRQTNTVNYSRELPLAQGIVFD; encoded by the coding sequence ATGGTTGATGGACTGCTTGACCGCCTCGGTGTCCCGGCCACTGCCTACACCCACGGCAACCATCCCGTTCACACCCCTATCGATGGCAGCGCGATTGCCTCGGTGCACCTGGAAAGCAAAGCCCAGGTGACTGCCAAGATCGATCAGGCCGAAAAAGCTTTCCAGGCCTGGCGCAACGTCCCGGCCCCGCGCCGCGGTGAGTTGATCCGCCTGTTCGGCGAAGTACTGCGTAAATACAAGGCCGAGCTCGGCGAGCTGGTATCGATCGAAGCCGGCAAGATCACCCAGGAAGGCCAGGGCGAAGTGCAGGAAATGATCGACATCTGCGACTTCGCGGTCGGCCTGTCGCGTCAGCTGTATGGCCTGACCATCGCCTCCGAGCGCCCGGGCCACCACATGCGTGAAACCTGGCACCCGCTGGGTGTGGTCGGTGTCATCAGCGCGTTCAACTTCCCCGTTGCGGTCTGGGCCTGGAACACCACCCTGGCGCTGGTCTGCGGTAACGCCGTGGTGTGGAAGCCGTCGGAGAAGACCCCGCTGACCGCGTTGGCCTGCCAGGCCCTGTTCGAAAAAGCCCTGAAGGCCTTTGGTGATGCGCCAGAAGGCCTGAGCCAACTGATCATCGGTGATCGTGACGCCGGCCAAGCTCTGGTCGACGACCCGCGCGTGCCGCTGGTCAGCGCTACCGGCAGCACCCGCATGGGCCGTGAAGTCGGCCCGCGTGTGGCCGCACGTTTCGGTCGCAGCATCCTGGAGCTGGGTGGCAACAACGCGATGATTCTTGCGCCTAGTGCCGACCTGGATCTGGCCGTGCGCGGCATCTTGTTCAGCGCCGTCGGCACCGCTGGCCAGCGCTGTACTACCTTGCGCCGGCTGATTGTTCATCGTTCGATCAAGGACGAAGTGGTTGCCCGGGTCAAAGCCGCGTACGCCAAAGTGCGTATTGGTGATCCACGTAAAGACAACCTGGTTGGCCCGCTGATCGACAAGGCTTCGTTCGAAGGCATGCAGGATGCCCTGGCGCGCGCCCGTGATGAAGGCGGTCAGGTGTTTGGCGGCGAGCGGCAGATCCAGGACCAGTACCCGAATGCCTACTACGTGGCCCCGGCCATCGTCGAGATGCCAGGCCAGAGCGCCGTGGTTCGTCATGAAACCTTCGCACCGATTCTGTACGTGCTGGCCTACGACGAATTTGAAGAAGCCCTGCGCCTGAACAACGAAGTCCCGCAAGGCTTGTCCTCGTGCATCTTCACCACCGACCTGCGCGAAGCCGAGCGCTTCCAGAGCGCGGCGGGCAGTGACTGCGGGATTGCCAACGTCAACATCGGCACCAGCGGTGCGGAGATTGGCGGGGCGTTTGGCGGTGAGAAGGAAACCGGCGGTGGCCGTGAGTCGGGCTCGGATTCGTGGAAGGCCTACATGCGTCGGCAGACCAATACCGTGAACTATTCCCGCGAGCTGCCGTTGGCGCAGGGGATTGTGTTCGATTGA
- a CDS encoding L-pipecolate oxidase, giving the protein MPELRQQCLWEHVTQPAASSRVLSAELKADVCIIGGGITGLSAAIHLLEQGKTVILLEAWKIGHGGSGRNVGLVNAGTWIRPDDVEATLGQKQGSRLNKVLGEAPGEVFATIERLGIDCQAHNTGTLHMAHNATGVADLEARHQQWSRRGADVELLTGAKCEEYCGTNKISAALLDRRAGTINPMGYTQGLAAAVERLGGQIFQQSAVQGLEREGSSWRVKTAQGSVSADKVVISTGAYTEGDWTNLQRQFFRGYYYQVASVPLQGAAADNVLKHGQGSWDTRTVLSSIRRDDEGRLLLGSLGRVDNKPAWFIRSWADRIQNHYFPQLGKVEWEMHWTGCIDFTPDHLMRLFEPAPGIVAVTGYNGRGNTTGTVIGKAFAQYLLCDNPDALPIPFSAMKPVSAPALRTGFYETGFSLYHAGQCLRVVL; this is encoded by the coding sequence ATGCCAGAACTGCGTCAACAATGCCTCTGGGAGCACGTCACCCAGCCCGCCGCGTCATCCCGTGTGCTGAGCGCCGAGCTCAAGGCCGATGTGTGCATCATCGGCGGCGGCATCACTGGCTTGTCGGCAGCCATCCACCTGCTCGAACAGGGCAAGACGGTGATCCTGCTCGAAGCCTGGAAAATCGGCCACGGTGGCTCCGGGCGCAACGTTGGCCTGGTCAACGCTGGCACCTGGATTCGCCCGGATGACGTCGAAGCGACCCTGGGCCAGAAGCAAGGCAGCCGCCTGAACAAGGTGCTGGGCGAGGCGCCGGGCGAGGTCTTCGCCACCATCGAGCGCCTGGGTATCGACTGCCAGGCGCACAACACCGGCACCCTGCACATGGCCCACAACGCCACTGGCGTCGCCGATCTCGAAGCCCGTCACCAGCAATGGAGCCGGCGCGGCGCCGATGTCGAGCTGCTGACCGGGGCAAAGTGCGAAGAATATTGCGGTACCAACAAGATTTCCGCCGCGTTGCTCGATCGCCGCGCTGGCACCATCAATCCCATGGGTTATACACAGGGCCTGGCTGCTGCGGTCGAGCGCCTGGGCGGGCAGATTTTCCAGCAGTCCGCTGTGCAAGGCCTGGAGCGTGAGGGCAGCAGCTGGCGGGTGAAAACCGCCCAGGGTTCGGTCAGCGCCGACAAGGTGGTGATCTCCACCGGCGCCTACACCGAGGGCGACTGGACCAACCTGCAACGCCAGTTCTTCCGTGGTTACTACTATCAGGTCGCTTCAGTGCCCCTGCAAGGCGCCGCTGCCGACAACGTGCTCAAGCACGGTCAGGGTTCGTGGGATACGCGCACGGTGCTCAGCAGCATTCGTCGCGATGACGAAGGGCGTCTGTTGCTCGGCAGCCTCGGGCGGGTCGACAACAAGCCGGCCTGGTTCATCCGCAGTTGGGCCGACCGCATCCAGAACCACTACTTCCCGCAACTGGGCAAGGTCGAGTGGGAAATGCACTGGACCGGCTGCATCGACTTCACCCCGGACCACCTGATGCGTCTGTTTGAACCTGCGCCGGGCATCGTCGCCGTCACCGGCTACAACGGTCGCGGCAACACCACCGGCACGGTAATCGGCAAAGCCTTCGCCCAGTATCTGCTGTGCGATAACCCGGATGCCCTGCCGATCCCGTTCTCGGCGATGAAGCCGGTGTCGGCGCCGGCGCTGCGTACCGGCTTCTACGAAACCGGGTTCTCGCTGTATCACGCCGGGCAGTGCTTGCGCGTGGTGCTCTGA
- a CDS encoding mechanosensitive ion channel family protein: MFAFVQSYPLLLGITLIVLDLTLWQLIPANRRPWRIGARMLVFSLFTWVLISAGVSPLQPAPWVEDVPRNLLATVLGIAWWLFAARTATVVIGLVLVARSGHTGRLLQDVLGAVIFLVAIVAAAAYVLQLPVKGLLATSGVMAIVIGLALQSTLSDVFSGIVLNTTRPYQIGDSISIDGTEGKVIEIDWRATRLLTGNGSMAVIPNSVAAKAKLLNFSQPSDVHGVAIAVVVPAKVRPRRVLDALEKTLQGTRTLLTTPAPKATIKSSSLESVEYEASGFVSAMSQKTEVRNHMFDLAHRHLEAAGVVWNSETQPGQMWNRQRALIEDVRIFRSLSNEEKDNLSQRMTAVEYLADQVILGVGDSSDYLLVIGTGVVSVSIRDGDKQLEAGRMGPGEVLGVEGLLEADDSTAEFRTLTSCILYRIDKDEVRSCLEQRTEVKTALIKLQRIRLQTRQSLLEQKPAAIKKGGFLSWLHK, translated from the coding sequence ATGTTCGCATTCGTCCAGAGTTACCCGCTGTTGCTCGGCATCACCCTGATCGTGCTCGACCTCACGCTCTGGCAGCTCATACCTGCCAACCGCCGCCCATGGCGTATTGGCGCACGGATGCTAGTGTTCTCGCTGTTCACCTGGGTGCTGATCAGCGCCGGGGTCAGCCCGCTACAACCTGCGCCCTGGGTCGAGGATGTACCGCGCAACTTGCTCGCTACGGTGCTTGGGATTGCCTGGTGGCTGTTTGCGGCGCGTACCGCGACGGTGGTGATTGGCTTGGTGCTGGTGGCCCGTAGCGGTCACACCGGGCGCTTGCTGCAGGATGTACTGGGGGCGGTGATCTTCCTGGTGGCCATTGTGGCCGCAGCGGCCTATGTGCTGCAGCTGCCGGTCAAGGGCCTGCTGGCAACCTCCGGGGTAATGGCGATCGTCATCGGCCTGGCGCTGCAGAGCACACTCAGCGATGTGTTCTCCGGCATTGTGCTGAACACCACCCGCCCCTATCAGATCGGCGACTCGATCAGCATCGACGGCACCGAAGGCAAGGTCATCGAGATCGACTGGCGCGCCACCCGCCTGCTCACCGGCAACGGCAGCATGGCGGTGATTCCCAACTCGGTGGCGGCCAAGGCCAAGCTGCTCAATTTCAGCCAGCCCAGCGATGTGCACGGCGTCGCCATCGCTGTCGTGGTGCCGGCCAAGGTGCGCCCGCGACGGGTGCTCGATGCGCTGGAAAAAACCCTGCAGGGCACGCGTACCTTGCTGACTACACCGGCGCCGAAAGCGACGATCAAAAGCTCTAGCCTGGAGTCGGTGGAATACGAGGCCAGCGGTTTTGTCAGTGCCATGAGCCAGAAGACCGAGGTGCGCAACCATATGTTCGACCTCGCCCACCGCCACCTGGAAGCAGCCGGTGTGGTGTGGAACAGCGAGACCCAGCCAGGCCAGATGTGGAACCGTCAGCGCGCCCTGATCGAAGACGTGCGGATCTTCCGTTCGCTCAGCAACGAGGAGAAGGACAACCTCAGCCAGCGCATGACCGCCGTGGAATACCTGGCCGACCAGGTGATCCTCGGCGTCGGCGACAGTTCGGACTATCTGCTGGTGATTGGCACCGGGGTGGTGTCGGTCAGCATTCGGGATGGCGACAAGCAGCTCGAAGCCGGGCGTATGGGCCCGGGTGAGGTGCTGGGGGTAGAAGGCTTGCTCGAAGCGGATGATTCGACTGCCGAGTTCCGCACCTTGACCAGCTGCATCCTCTACCGCATCGACAAGGACGAAGTACGCAGTTGCCTGGAGCAACGCACAGAGGTCAAGACCGCGCTGATCAAGCTGCAACGCATCCGCCTGCAAACCCGCCAGTCACTGCTGGAGCAAAAGCCCGCAGCCATCAAGAAAGGCGGCTTTCTCAGCTGGCTGCACAAGTAG